The Candidatus Thermoplasmatota archaeon genomic interval CCGGCGCGCCGGCGCTTGCGATCGCCGTCTGCGACAACCGCCGCCCCGGCGAAGCGCCCGGGGCGCTTGGCGTCGCCGTCCGCGTCGAGCCGGGCGCACCCGCGGCTCCGCCGCTTCCGCCGCTGCCTTCGCAAGACGTGCTCTCCCGCCTCGGGGAGCTGGGTCCGGTTGCGCCGCTGGCCGGCCTCGCCGGCGCCTTGCCGCCCCCGGCGCACGCGATCGCCTTCGGTCGCTGGGTCGCGCTGCGCGCGGCGGCCCACGACGGCGTGCCGCAGGGGGTCTTCGTTTCGAGCCAGCAATACGGCCAGACGCTTGCCGAAAGGCTGCGCCTGGAAGGCCAAGCCTGCGCCGCGTGTGGACGCGTCGTCTTCCCGAAGCGGCTCTCGTGCCCCTCCTGCGGGGGCGACTTGACGTCGCGGGCCCTCTCGCGCCAGGCGACCGTGTACGCCGTGACGTCGATCGGCCGGGGAAGCGCCCCCAGCGAATTTGCGGAGCAGCAGGCCGTGACGGGCGCCTACGACGTTGCCGTCGTCGAGTTCCCCGAGGGGCCGCGGGTGGCCGCCCAATTGACGGACGTCGAGCCGGGCACGACGAGGATCGGCGCGCGCGTCGCCCTCGAAACCCGCCTTCTGTACACGCAGCTTGGCGAACCCCGATACGGCTTCAAGGCCATCCCCGTCCGCGCGCCGGATTCATGAACTCAGGGGGCCCTGGGCGACGCGGGCACGCGAAAGCTTTAGACCCTCCCGTCCCCTGGCCCTCGCGGAGGCGTTTGCTTGCAAAGGCTTACGGTCGTCGCCGTCGCCCTTCTTCTTGGCGCGGGGCTTGCAGGATGCATCGGCTCGCCGGAGATTCCCCTTGAGTCCGCCTCGCTTCCTGCCCTTGACCTCGCCGTCGTTCCCGTCGGATTCCTCAACTACCACGTCGCAGCGACGTTCATCGAGGACCTGCAGGACCTACAGGCGACCTTCCCGCGTCTCGTGGACGCTTTCGAGATCGGCCGCTCGGTGTTGGGACGCCCCATCCACGTGGCCATCGTCACGAACCAGGATCTGCGTGCCGAGCCGCGCCCCGTCGCCTTCATCGACGGCTGCCACCACGGGAACGAGATCCAAGGCTGCGAGGCGCCCCTGTTCGTCGCGCGGTTCCTCGCCGAGAACTACGCCACGAACGCCACCGTGCGATGGATCCTCGACAGCTTCGAGGTGCACGTGGTGCCCACGGTGAACCCCGACGGGCGCGATCTCATGACGCGCGTCAACGCCAACGGCGTCAACCTGAACCGCAACTATCCCACCGACCACGGCAACCCGCTCGGCTTGAGCTACCCGATCGGCGCGCCCGTCTCGCAGCACACCTGGCGCCTGCCCGCGCCCTGGGTCCCCGAGCCCGTAGCCGGCCAGATCCCGCCCCAGGTTCCCTTCCAGCGACCCGTGCGGCCCAGCGAGAACGGCGGCTTTGCGCCGCTCGATCAGCCGGAGACGCGCGCGGTCAACAATTGGCTCATGCTGCACGCGGATCGTCTTGCGTTCTACCTGACGTTCCACACGAGCACGCACAGCATCGTCGTGCCGTGGGCCGCCTTCAGCAAGCCGCGCGAGATCCCCGCCGAGCACAACGCGGTGTTCGACGACCTCCTCTCCTGGGTGAACGCGCACACGACCTACAAGGGCGGGCGCATCGGCTGGGGCGACAACAGCGGCAACCTCTCCTACGCCGCGTCGGGCTCCAGCATGGACTGGGCCTACCAGCGCTACGTCGTCCCGAGCCTCACCTTCGAGACGTTCGTGCCCGTCTCCGTGCGCGACCAGTGGCCAAGCGACGTGAACTTCTGGGGCGCAAGCTCGCTCGTGTTCACGCTCAAGATGCTCCTGAACACGGACCTCCTTGGCAAGTGGAAGCTCCCGGAGCGCGAGTTCCCCTATCCGGAGGACTGGATCGGCGTCCACTTCCACCCGCAGGGCGTCGGCAAGAGCCCCGCCGACGCGGACGGACGCGTCGAAGCCGAGCTTTAGCCAGAGCCCCGAACGCATAGGAAAGCCACAAGAAGCTTCAAGAGCGGCGAGGGTGAGTCCAGCCCCATGCGCGGGAGGTTCGCCGTCCTTTCCGGACTGGCCCTTGTGTTGGCAGGCTGCATCGGGAGCGTACCGGTTGCTACGGACGAGGGCGAGGACGGCCTCGCTCCCGCGGTGACCCTTCCGGGGGCGGTCACCATCCATCGGGGGACCGTGGAGGTCACGGGCGACTCCCTGGCCGCGCTTGCGTCCTCGATCCCGTCGGTCCTTGCCCGCTCGACCGGCCACGACGGCGCCGAGCCCACGCTTGGCGTGCTCGACGACGGCACCATCTTCTTCATCGCGTTCGAGAACGTGCTCCGCTCGCGCGACCACGGCGAGACCTGGGAGGACGTGACCCCGTACCCCGTCGTCCGCGCGCCCGTGCTCAACCGCGGCGTGCCGCCCACGCTCGATCCCTTCCTGCACGTCGACCGCCTCACGAACCGCGTGTTCGTAAACCAGCTCACGGTGGCCTGCAGCTACATGTCCATCAGCGACAACGGCGGCGACACGTGGATCGTAAACCCCGTCGCCTGCGGGCGCCCGGGCATCGACCACCAAAAGGTGGGAACGGCCGCGCCGCACGCGGGCTCCTTTGCCCAACCGGTCTCGGCGGCCTACCCGAACCTCGTATACTTCGCGTACAACGATCTCGCGAACCTCGGCGGAAGCAGCGTGAGCATCAGCTTGGACGGCGGCCTCACCTTCCCCGTCACGCGCGAGACCGTGCCGAGCAACGAGCCCTTCTCCTGCTCCGGCGGCCTCCACGGCAACGTGCGCGCCTCCGTCACCGGCACGCTATACATCCCCAAGCGCTCCTGCTTTGGCATGATCGCCGCCACGAGCTACAACTCTGGCTTCACGTGGACGCAGCAGCTCGTCGGCGGGGACGTGGGCTCCACGAAGTGCCGCAAGAACCCCGACATCGGCACCGACACGGAGGGCCACGCCTACGCCGTCTGGCCTGCGGCCGACGAAGAGCTGTACCTTGCGCGAAGCGTCACGGACGGGCGCCAGTGGAGTTCGTCGACCAAGCTCTCGCCCCCGCAGATCGAAGTCGCCACCATGCCCGTGATCGCCGCCGGCAGCCCCGGCCGCATCGCCGTGGCCTACTACGGCATCGAGCGCGACCAGACCGAGGACGCGCCGCCCGACCGCGTGTCGGAATCCGGCCGGTGGCACCTCTACCTCACCACGAGCCAAAACGCGCTCGACGACGAGCCCACGTTTGTCACCGTGCGCGTGACGCCCGAGGACGACCCCATCCAGATCGGGCCCATCAGCACGAACTCCGGATGCGGCAACCCGCCCGGATCGCGCAACCTGCTCGACTTCATCGACATCGTCCTCGACAAGGACGGCCGCGCCCACGTCGCGTACGCCGACGGCTGCACGGAAGGATGCGCGGGGAACCCCGAGGCCACGATGGCCAACAGCCGCTCGCGCCTGGGCATGCTGGCGCTCGTGGCCGCCGGCCCGTCCCTCTACGCGGACCTCGGCGAGCTTCCCGCGCTTCCGGGCCTCCCCTGAGGCGGAAGACTGCACGACGACCGCGCGCTCGACCGCCTCCTGCGCTACGAGCTCGACACGCTCCACGCCGGGCTCGTCACGCAGCGGCGCCCCCTCGCCGACCTCCTTCGCGAGGAGCGCCCCACGGCGCCGGCTCGCAGCGGCGAGCACGCCTTCGACGCGGCAGAGCTTTGCGCGCTTGCCGCGCGCGCGCCCCCCGACCTCCCCCGCGTGCTTCGCCTGCCCATCCAAGTCTACCTCGACACGGAGGCGCCCGACTCGGCCAACGTCATGGAGGAGCCCGCCGCGCGCATGCTCGAAGCCCTCGGCGTGCGCGCGGGCGAGCCCGACCGCGCGGGCAGGCGCTGGTTTGGCCGCGCGCTTGCGATCGACCTTCGCCGACGATGGCCGACGACCGTGCAGTTCGTGTACGTGTGACGGCGGGGGGACGAATCCCCCCGCACCCCCTTTTTTTGCTCCCTGCGGCGCCTCCGGCGCCGCAAACGACTTACGACGCGAGTGCCTCCTGCCGCCTGCATGGAGATCGGCCTCGTGGGCAAGCCCAACGTGGGCAAGAGCACGCTTTTCTCCGCCCTCACGAAGGCGCCGGCCGAGATCGGGGACTACCCGTTCACGACGATCAAGCCCAACCGCGGCGTGGCCTACGTGCGCACCCCGTGCCCCCACGTGGCCTTCGGCAAGCCCTGCAACCCACGGAACGCGCCCTGCCGCAACGGGACGCGCCTCGTGCCCGTCGAGATCCTCGACGTGGCCGGTCTTGTGCCCAAGGCGCACGAGGGCCGCGGCCTTGGCAACAAGTTCCTCGACGACCTGCGCCAAGCCACGTGCCTGCTCCACGTCGTCGACGCTGCGGGCGCCACGGACGAGGAAGGCCGTCCCGTGCCCGCGGGCTCGCACGACCCCGCTACCGACGTGGCGTTCCTCGAGGAGGAGATCGCGTTCTGGATCGAAGGCATCCTCGCCAAGGATTGGGAGGCCATGAAGCGACGCTTCTCCGACCCGCACCAGAAGCCCGAGAAGATCCTCGCGGAGCGGCTCACGTTCTTTGGCGTGCAGGAGAAGCACGTGAAGCACGTCGTCGAGAAGGTCGGGCTCGACGCCGGAAAGCTCGCGCGGGAAGTGCGCGCGATGACAAAGCCCATCCTCGTCGTCGCCAACAAGGCCGACAAGGCGGCACCCGAGCTCGTCGAGAGCCTGCGCGCGCGGTTCGGGTCGATCCCGGCAAGCGCGGACGCCGAGCTTGCGCTGCGCAAGGCCGCCGATGCCGGCGTCGTCGACTACGAGCCAGGCGCGCCCGACTTCTCGATCAAGGACGAGGGCAAGCTCAATCCTCGCCAGAAGCAGGCGCTCGAGTTCATCCGCGCAAACGTGCTGGCCAAGCACGGCGGCACGGGCGTGCAGCCCGCGCTCGAGAAGGCCGTGTACGACCTCCTCGGGCTCATCCCCGTCTTCCCCGTCGAGGACGAGACGCACTGGACCGACGGGCAGGGACGCGTGCTTCCCGACGCGCACCTCCTCAAGAAAGGGTCCACGGCAAAGGACCTCGCGTTCAAGGTCCACACGGACCTCGGCGAGCACTTCGTGCGCGCCATCGACGCGAAGACCAAGCGCGTGGTGGGAGCCGACCACGAGCTCCGCGCGGGTGACGTGATCCGGATCGTGTCGGCGAAGTGACAGCCCCGCTCGGCCCCGGCGGCGACCACGCATCGAACGGACGTTGTCCAACCCGCCGCGCCGCGAAACTTCGGCCGGCCGGGCTTTACCAAGATTCCGACAACAATCTATTTGAAGCCACAACCTGGCTCAATGCGCCTTCATGGCCAAAGGACCCATCTGCCATCCTGCCTTCTGGCTTTGGCTGCTCGCGTTTTTACCCGCCGCGGCAGGCGCCCCACTTCTGGCCGTGGACGCGCACGTCGAGGACGGTCACGCGGGCGTGGCCTTTGCTGCATCCCATGGTCTTCAGGCGTCGCTCGACCAAGATCTGCCCCCCCTTCCGTCCGTGCCCGAGAAGGAGATCGCTGTTGAATCCCCAGCCTCCGAGGCAGCTGTGGGCGCAATCGAAGCGGAGGTCGACGCAGGGGAGATGGCCGCCGAGCGGCTAGAGGGCACGGCGGAGGCCTTCGCCGCGGTCCCGAGGCTCCCCACGTGCCGCGATCTTGCCCGCGCCCTCGACTGGGGGGATCATGGATGCGCCAGCGGACACGTGAACTCCTACGACGGTACCGTGGGTTGGATCTGCGGATCCAGCAAGTGCCCATTCATCACGTGTCCGCCGGGCGGACCCTGTACGCTCCGAGTCGAGTATGGGCAAGTCTTGGCGGGCTTCGTGGGCGTTGCGACAAGTGTAGCGAAAACGGTGCCCGGCACGTTCGTGACCGTGGGCGGCGCCGCGCACCGGTTCGAATCCATCGAAGTCGCGACGCCCGCGATCCGCGTCGGGTCGCTTCCCACCGCGCGCGCCTCGACCTCCGACCTCCCGCTTCCCGAGGTTCCCCGTGGCGTGCACGTGGGCCACGCCGTGGACGATCCCTTCGATGCCGCGGCGGCCTCGACGTTCGACGCCGATCCTGCCACCGTTTGGCGCCACGAAACCCCCGCATCCGTGACTCGGCCCCCATCCTTGTCCTCCCACGCACTTGGGTCGAACGCAGCGCCGACGGACATTGCGCCTCCGGCCCATGCCGCGACGCAAGAAGCGAGAGACGTATCCGCGCTTGCCCAGAGAGCAGGCCCGCCATCCTACCTGAGCCCGATCTCCAGCGTGGGCCCCCTTGCAGCCGCTGCCACGCTTGCGGCGGCGATCGTGCTTGCCCTGTACCACCGCATCCAAGCTTCGCGCGTGCTCGACCACCACGCGCGAGCCGCCATCCACCGCGCGCTCTCCGAACGCGGAAGCGTGGTGGCAAGCCGCCTTGCGCGGGAGCTTGGCGTCAATCGCACGACCATCGTCTTCCACTTGCGTACCATGGAGCGGGAAGGA includes:
- a CDS encoding OB-fold domain-containing protein, which encodes GAPALAIAVCDNRRPGEAPGALGVAVRVEPGAPAAPPLPPLPSQDVLSRLGELGPVAPLAGLAGALPPPAHAIAFGRWVALRAAAHDGVPQGVFVSSQQYGQTLAERLRLEGQACAACGRVVFPKRLSCPSCGGDLTSRALSRQATVYAVTSIGRGSAPSEFAEQQAVTGAYDVAVVEFPEGPRVAAQLTDVEPGTTRIGARVALETRLLYTQLGEPRYGFKAIPVRAPDS
- a CDS encoding M14 family zinc carboxypeptidase, which produces MQRLTVVAVALLLGAGLAGCIGSPEIPLESASLPALDLAVVPVGFLNYHVAATFIEDLQDLQATFPRLVDAFEIGRSVLGRPIHVAIVTNQDLRAEPRPVAFIDGCHHGNEIQGCEAPLFVARFLAENYATNATVRWILDSFEVHVVPTVNPDGRDLMTRVNANGVNLNRNYPTDHGNPLGLSYPIGAPVSQHTWRLPAPWVPEPVAGQIPPQVPFQRPVRPSENGGFAPLDQPETRAVNNWLMLHADRLAFYLTFHTSTHSIVVPWAAFSKPREIPAEHNAVFDDLLSWVNAHTTYKGGRIGWGDNSGNLSYAASGSSMDWAYQRYVVPSLTFETFVPVSVRDQWPSDVNFWGASSLVFTLKMLLNTDLLGKWKLPEREFPYPEDWIGVHFHPQGVGKSPADADGRVEAEL
- a CDS encoding sialidase family protein: MRGRFAVLSGLALVLAGCIGSVPVATDEGEDGLAPAVTLPGAVTIHRGTVEVTGDSLAALASSIPSVLARSTGHDGAEPTLGVLDDGTIFFIAFENVLRSRDHGETWEDVTPYPVVRAPVLNRGVPPTLDPFLHVDRLTNRVFVNQLTVACSYMSISDNGGDTWIVNPVACGRPGIDHQKVGTAAPHAGSFAQPVSAAYPNLVYFAYNDLANLGGSSVSISLDGGLTFPVTRETVPSNEPFSCSGGLHGNVRASVTGTLYIPKRSCFGMIAATSYNSGFTWTQQLVGGDVGSTKCRKNPDIGTDTEGHAYAVWPAADEELYLARSVTDGRQWSSSTKLSPPQIEVATMPVIAAGSPGRIAVAYYGIERDQTEDAPPDRVSESGRWHLYLTTSQNALDDEPTFVTVRVTPEDDPIQIGPISTNSGCGNPPGSRNLLDFIDIVLDKDGRAHVAYADGCTEGCAGNPEATMANSRSRLGMLALVAAGPSLYADLGELPALPGLP
- a CDS encoding DUF61 family protein translates to MRYELDTLHAGLVTQRRPLADLLREERPTAPARSGEHAFDAAELCALAARAPPDLPRVLRLPIQVYLDTEAPDSANVMEEPAARMLEALGVRAGEPDRAGRRWFGRALAIDLRRRWPTTVQFVYV
- a CDS encoding redox-regulated ATPase YchF, which translates into the protein MEIGLVGKPNVGKSTLFSALTKAPAEIGDYPFTTIKPNRGVAYVRTPCPHVAFGKPCNPRNAPCRNGTRLVPVEILDVAGLVPKAHEGRGLGNKFLDDLRQATCLLHVVDAAGATDEEGRPVPAGSHDPATDVAFLEEEIAFWIEGILAKDWEAMKRRFSDPHQKPEKILAERLTFFGVQEKHVKHVVEKVGLDAGKLAREVRAMTKPILVVANKADKAAPELVESLRARFGSIPASADAELALRKAADAGVVDYEPGAPDFSIKDEGKLNPRQKQALEFIRANVLAKHGGTGVQPALEKAVYDLLGLIPVFPVEDETHWTDGQGRVLPDAHLLKKGSTAKDLAFKVHTDLGEHFVRAIDAKTKRVVGADHELRAGDVIRIVSAK
- a CDS encoding helix-turn-helix domain-containing protein codes for the protein MAKGPICHPAFWLWLLAFLPAAAGAPLLAVDAHVEDGHAGVAFAASHGLQASLDQDLPPLPSVPEKEIAVESPASEAAVGAIEAEVDAGEMAAERLEGTAEAFAAVPRLPTCRDLARALDWGDHGCASGHVNSYDGTVGWICGSSKCPFITCPPGGPCTLRVEYGQVLAGFVGVATSVAKTVPGTFVTVGGAAHRFESIEVATPAIRVGSLPTARASTSDLPLPEVPRGVHVGHAVDDPFDAAAASTFDADPATVWRHETPASVTRPPSLSSHALGSNAAPTDIAPPAHAATQEARDVSALAQRAGPPSYLSPISSVGPLAAAATLAAAIVLALYHRIQASRVLDHHARAAIHRALSERGSVVASRLARELGVNRTTIVFHLRTMEREGLVRSARHGRTVLWTRVGEAVRTQAVLAPAARGILDAVQRNPGKTGTEYARLLDMRQGHVVYHLERLVAAGHVQQKREGRSRRFWA